One region of Bubalus bubalis isolate 160015118507 breed Murrah chromosome 15, NDDB_SH_1, whole genome shotgun sequence genomic DNA includes:
- the DECR1 gene encoding 2,4-dienoyl-CoA reductase [(3E)-enoyl-CoA-producing], mitochondrial isoform X1 — MPVLSQLLFSWGRGPRRFFSYGTKTLYQNNEALRSKFFPPFPKVMLPPNSFQGKVAFITGGGTGLGKGMTTCLSSLGAQCVIASRKIDVLKATAEQISSQTGNKVHAIQCDVRDPDMVQNAVSETIKVIGHPDIVINNAAGNFISPSERLSPNAWKTITDIVLNGTAFVTLAIGKELIKAQKGASFLAITTIYAETGSGFVVPSASAKAGVEALSKSLAAEWGKYGMRFNVIQPGPIKTKGAFSRIDPTGAFEKEMIDRIPCGRLGTVEELANLAAFLCSDYASWINGAVIRFDGGEEVLISGEFNSMRKVTKDQWDIIEGLIRKTKGS, encoded by the exons TTTTTCAGTTATGGAACAAAAACATTATATCAAAACAATGAAGCTTTGCGGTCTAAATTCTTTCCACCTTTTCCAAAAGTGATGCTACCACCCAATAGTTTTCAAGGAAAAGTAGCATTTATTACCGGGGGAGGCACTGGCCTTGGAAAAGGAATGACAACTTGTCTGTCCAGCCTGGGTGCACAGTGCGTGATAGCCAGCCG aaaaattgatgttttgaaaGCAACTGCAGAGCAGATATCTTCTCAAACTGGAAATAAG GTTCATGCAATTCAGTGTGATGTGAGGGACCCTGATATGGTGCAAAACGCTGTGTCAGAAACTATCAAAGTCATCGGACATCCTGAT ATTGTGATAAACAATGCAGCAGGGAATTTTATTTCTCCCTCCGAAAGACTCTCTCCTAATGCTTGGAAGACAATAACTGACATAGTTCTGAATGGCACAGCCTTTGTGACTCTAGCAATTGGGAAGGAACTAATCAAAGCACAGAAag gagCATCATTTCTTGCTATTACAACCATCTACGCTGAGACTGGATCAGGTTTTGTAGTACCAAGTGcttctgccaaggcaggagtggAGGCCTTGAGCAA gtcTCTTGCAGCTGAATGGGGTAAATATGGAATGAGATTCAATGTGATTCAACCGGGGCCTATAAAAACCAAA gGTGCCTTTAGCCGTATAGACCCAACCGgagcatttgaaaaagaaatgattgaCAGAATTCCCTGTGGTCGGCTGGGAACTGTGGAAGAACTTGCAAATCTTGCTGCTTTCCTTTGTAGTGATTATGCTTCTTGGATTAATGGAGCT gtAATTAGATTTGATGGTGGAGAGGAAGTACTTATTTCAGGGGAATTCAACAGTATGAGGAAG GTCACCAAGGATCAGTGGGACATAATAGAAGGACTTATCAGGAAGACCAAAGGCTCCTAA
- the DECR1 gene encoding 2,4-dienoyl-CoA reductase [(3E)-enoyl-CoA-producing], mitochondrial isoform X2, translating into MGKTKFFSYGTKTLYQNNEALRSKFFPPFPKVMLPPNSFQGKVAFITGGGTGLGKGMTTCLSSLGAQCVIASRKIDVLKATAEQISSQTGNKVHAIQCDVRDPDMVQNAVSETIKVIGHPDIVINNAAGNFISPSERLSPNAWKTITDIVLNGTAFVTLAIGKELIKAQKGASFLAITTIYAETGSGFVVPSASAKAGVEALSKSLAAEWGKYGMRFNVIQPGPIKTKGAFSRIDPTGAFEKEMIDRIPCGRLGTVEELANLAAFLCSDYASWINGAVIRFDGGEEVLISGEFNSMRKVTKDQWDIIEGLIRKTKGS; encoded by the exons TTTTTCAGTTATGGAACAAAAACATTATATCAAAACAATGAAGCTTTGCGGTCTAAATTCTTTCCACCTTTTCCAAAAGTGATGCTACCACCCAATAGTTTTCAAGGAAAAGTAGCATTTATTACCGGGGGAGGCACTGGCCTTGGAAAAGGAATGACAACTTGTCTGTCCAGCCTGGGTGCACAGTGCGTGATAGCCAGCCG aaaaattgatgttttgaaaGCAACTGCAGAGCAGATATCTTCTCAAACTGGAAATAAG GTTCATGCAATTCAGTGTGATGTGAGGGACCCTGATATGGTGCAAAACGCTGTGTCAGAAACTATCAAAGTCATCGGACATCCTGAT ATTGTGATAAACAATGCAGCAGGGAATTTTATTTCTCCCTCCGAAAGACTCTCTCCTAATGCTTGGAAGACAATAACTGACATAGTTCTGAATGGCACAGCCTTTGTGACTCTAGCAATTGGGAAGGAACTAATCAAAGCACAGAAag gagCATCATTTCTTGCTATTACAACCATCTACGCTGAGACTGGATCAGGTTTTGTAGTACCAAGTGcttctgccaaggcaggagtggAGGCCTTGAGCAA gtcTCTTGCAGCTGAATGGGGTAAATATGGAATGAGATTCAATGTGATTCAACCGGGGCCTATAAAAACCAAA gGTGCCTTTAGCCGTATAGACCCAACCGgagcatttgaaaaagaaatgattgaCAGAATTCCCTGTGGTCGGCTGGGAACTGTGGAAGAACTTGCAAATCTTGCTGCTTTCCTTTGTAGTGATTATGCTTCTTGGATTAATGGAGCT gtAATTAGATTTGATGGTGGAGAGGAAGTACTTATTTCAGGGGAATTCAACAGTATGAGGAAG GTCACCAAGGATCAGTGGGACATAATAGAAGGACTTATCAGGAAGACCAAAGGCTCCTAA